In Deinobacterium chartae, the genomic stretch CGCCCACCTTCACCAGCACGCGCGCGCCCTGAATCGAGGAGATCGGCTGGGGCTCGAGCGGGAGGTTCTCGAAGAACGGGGGGTTTTGGATGTAGGTGGAGTTCTCGTTCCACTCGAACAGTTCGCCGCCCGCCACCGGAATCTCGTTCCACATCTGGTTGGACTTCTCGATGCCGTCGTAGACCCGCTTGAACATCTCGGCGTTGATCGCCTGGTCCATGATCTCCTGGATCTCGGCGCCGGTGGGCCAGATGTCGCGCAGGTACACCGGTTCGCCGTCCTTGCCGGTACCGATCGGCTCGTTGACGATGTCCATGTCCACGCGGCCGGCCAGGGCGTAGGCCACGACCAGCGGGGGCGAGGCCAGGTAGTTGGCCTTGATGTACGGGTTGATGCGGCCCTCGAAGTTACGGTTGCCCGAGAGCACCGAGGCGACCACCAGGTCGTTTTCGACGATGGGCTTGACGACCTCTTCGGGCAGCGGACCCGAGTTGCCGATGCAGGTCATGCAGCCGTATCCGACCGTGTTGAAGCCGATCTGGTCCAGGTACTGCTGCAAGCCCGCGGCGGTCAGGTACTCGGTCACGACGCGCGAGCCGGGGGCCAGGCTGGTCTTGACGTAGGGCTTGGAGGTCAAGCCGCGCTCGACGGCCTTCTTGGCCACCAGGCCGGCGGCGATCAGCACCGAGGGGTTAGAGGTGTTGGTGCACGAGGTGATCGAGGCCAGCACGACCGAGCCGTGACCGATCTCGCTCTCGCCCCGCTCGTTGATGACCTTGCCCTGGGCGCCGCGCTGCTCGGCGGGCAGCTCGAAGCCGCGCGCCTTGACCGGGGCCGCGAGGGCCTGCTCGAACACGCTGTGCATGTCGCTGAGGGCCACGCGGTCTTGCGGACGCTTGGGTCCGGCGAGGCTGGGTACCACGGTCGAGAGGTCAAGCTCGATGATCTGGCTGAACACCGGGTCCGGGGTGGCGTCGGTGCGGAACATGCCCTGGGCCTTGTAGTAGCGCTCGACCAGCTCGATCTCGTCCTCGAGGCGGCCGGTGCGGCGCAGGTAGCGCAGCGACTCCTCGTCCACCGGGAAAAAGCCCATGGTGGCACCGTACTCGGGGGCCATGTTGGCGATGGTGGCGCGGTCGGGCAGGGTCATGTTCGACAGGCCGGGGCCGTAGAACTCGACGAACTTGCCGACCACGTCGGTCTTGCGCAGGATCTCGGTGACGGTGAGGGCGAGGTCGGTGGCGGTGGCACCCTCGGGGAGCGCGCCGGTGACCTTGAAGCCGATCACCTCGGGCATCAGCATGTAGATCGGTTGGCCCAGCATGACGGCTTCGGCCTCGATGCCGCCCACGCCCCAGCCCACGATGCCCAGGCCGTTGATCATGGTGGTGTGGCTGTCGGTACCGACCAGCGAGTCCGGGTACACGACCGCGCCGTCGTCCTCGGCGCGGCTCTGCACGCCCTTGGCGAGGTACTCGAGGTTCACCTGGTGCACGATGCCGCTGGCCGGGGGAACCACGCCGAAGTTGTCAAAAGCCTGCTGGCCCCAGCGCAGGAACTCGTAGCGCTCGCGGTTGCGCTCGAACTCGATGGACATGTTGTTGGCCAGGGCGAACTCGGTGCCGAACTCGTCGACCTGAACCGAGTGGTCGATGACCAGGTCCACCGGGATGAGCGGGTTGATCCGCTTGGGGTCGCCGCCGAGCTTGACCATGGCGGTGCGCATGGCGGCCAGGTCCACCACCGCGGGAACGCCGGTGAAGTCTTGCAGGATCACGCGGGCGGGCTTGAAGGGGATCTCGGTTTCTTCCTCGAGTTTGCCCCAGCTCGCAACGTTCTTGACGTCGTCCTCGGTGACGTCGTAGTTGTTCGCTTCGCGCAGCACGCTCTCGAGCAGCACCTTGATGCTGAACGGGAGGCGGTCCACGTCGTAGCCGAGTTCCTTGAGTTTGTCGAGGCGGTAGTAGTAGAGCTTTTGGCCTGCGCGCTCGGTGAGCACGTCGCGGGCCTGGAACAGGTTGTGCGCCATCTCGTCTCCTCCTGCCCGAACAGGGTTCGGGTCCTAAACTGCTGCACCTATCATACTGCCCGCTCTGCAGGCGTAAAGTCGGGCCTTAACCGTAGGCTTGGTACCGGCTGAGGAACAGCGGGTTTTGTCGGGCCCGACGCGCATCCTCGAGGTGGAACTACGGGCTTGGTACCTCTTGTGGCGGCGGTGAAGACGCGGTATCTTATTAGTAATGATTCCTATTACTGGAATCCAGGAGGCTCCCGTGATTCAAACCGCTTCTTCGCCCCGCTCCTCCAGGCCCGCCTCCGGCACCTCTGACCCCGTTCGGCGGGCGCTGATCCTGACCCTGATCACCCTGCTCGCCCTGCTCGCGGGCTGGCTGCTGCAGGGCCCCCTCGAGACCGCCGCTTTCGTGGTGGCCTATCTCGCCGGAGGCGTCCCGGCCGCCACCGAGGCCCTCCGGTCGCTGCGCAGCGAACGCAAGCTCGACGTGGACCTGCTGATGGTGCTCGCCGCCCTGGGGGCAGCCTCGATCGGTCAGGCCCTCGACGGGGCCATCTTGCTGTTCTTGTTCAGCCTCTCCAACACCCTGCAAGACTGGGCCATGGGGCGCACCCGGCGCGCCATCGAAGCCCTGGGACGGCTCAGCCCGCAAGAGGCCAGCGTGCGCCGGAGCGGCCACGAACAGCGCGTTCCCCTGAACGAACTGCGCGTGGGGGACACCTTGATTCTCAAGCCCGGCGAGCGCGTACCCGCCGACGCGGAGGTACTGCTGGGCAGGTCGAGCCTCGACGAGAGCGCCATCACCGGCGAGAGCGTTCCGGTGGACAAGGCTCCGGGTGCGCACCTCGCCTCGGGAACGGTGAACCTCGAGGGCTACCTCGAGGCCCGCGTGCTGCGTCCTGCCGGGGAATCCACGCTGGCACGGCTGATCCGCATGGTCGAGAGCGCGCAGGCCGCCAAGTCGCCGGTCGAGACCCTGGCCGACCGCTGGGAGAGCCCGTATGCCACCGCCGTGCTGGCCGCGACCCCGCTGGTATTCGCCGCGCTGCACTACCTGGGCGGGCTGCCCGCCGACGCGGCGTGGTACCGCGCCATGACCTTTATGGTGGTTGCCAGCCCCTGCGCGGTGGTGATCTCCACACCCGCCGTGATGCTCTCGGCCATGGCCGCCGCCGCGCGCGGCGGCGTGCTGTTCAAGAGTGCCGCCGCGCTCGAGGCCCTCTCCCGGGTGCGCAGCGTGGCCTTTGACAAGACCGGGACGCTGACCACCGGGCGCATGGAGCTGCTGGACCTCGAGGTGCCAGGAGGCCACGAGGAGCAGGCGCTGGCACTGGCCGCCGCGCTCGAGGGACGCAGCGAGCACCCGATTGCCCGCGCGATCACCCGGGCGGCCAGCGAGCGGGGTTTGAGCCCGGAACTCGCGCTCGAGGACGTGCAGGCGCTGCCCGGGCGCGGCATCACCGGGCTGCTGGCCGGAGAGGCCGTATGGGCCGGTAACCTGCGCCTCGCTCAGGAGCGCGGCGCGGTTCTGGGCGCTGACCTCGAGGCCGCCGTGAAGCGCCTCGAGGTGCGTGGCCGCACCGTGGTGCTGCTCGGGCAGGAACGCCGGATCATCGCGCTGCTCGGCGTGGCCGACGCTCCGCGACCGCAGGCCGGAGCGGCCCTCGAGGCGCTGCGCCGCGCGGGCGTGACCCGGCTGGTGATGCTGACCGGCGACCGCCCGGGGCCGGCCCTCGAGGTGGCCCGTCAGGTCGGGGTGCAGGAGGTGCGCGCCGGGCTGCTGCCCGAGGACAAGCTGGCCGCGGTGCGGGCCCTGCCGCGTCCGGTGGCGGTGGTCGGAGACGGCGTGAACGACGCGCCCGCGCTGAGTGCCGCCGATTTGGGCATCGGCATGGCGCAGGGTACCGACGTGGCCCTCGAGAGCGCAGACGTGGTGTTGGCCCGCAACGACTTGAACAAGCTGGCCGCCGCGTGGCGGCTCTCGCGGGCAGCGCGCCGCACCGTGATCTTCAACCTGAGTTTCGCCTTCGCCATCATCGCGGTGGTCGGGACGCTCTCGGTGCTGGGACAGGTGCCGCTGCCCCTCGGCGTGATCGCGCACGAAGGCGGGACGGTCTTCGTGGTGTTCATGGGATTACGCCTGTTGCTCTACCGCGTCTAGCCTCCGTTTAGGCCGGGTGGCGCTACCCTGCCCGCACGGGGCGGGGTAGCGTCGGGACATGCAACTCAACTCGCTCGGCTACCGCACCGACTTGATCTTCGCGCGCTTCGACGGCATTGTTGAGGACCTGGGAGACGCCATACGCATCCGGAACCCCCGCAACCCCGACCACTACTACGGCAACTTGCTGGTGTTCGACCGTCCGCCGCGCCCGGGAGATCTGCCCGAGTGGGAGCAGCGCTTTGCCGAGTGCATCGGTGTGCCGCCCGAAGTCAAGCACCGTCTGTTCGGCTGGGACGCGCCCGACGGCACGACCGGCGAGATAGACGAGTTCCTCGAGGCGGGTTACACCCTGGACCGCTCGGTGGTGATGACCGCCGAGCGCCTGCACCCGCCCCGGCGGCCCAACCTCGAGGCCGAACTGCGCCCGCTGCGCAGCGATGAGGACTGGGCGCTGGCCCTCGAGAACCAGATCGCCTGCCGCGAGGCGCGCTGGGATGAGGACAGCTACCGCCCCTTTAAAGAGCGCCAGATGCGCCGCTACCGTGAGATGGCCGAGGCGGGCAGGGGAGCGTGGTTTGGGGCCTTCCTCGACGGGCGCGTGGTGGCCGACATGGGGATCTTCAGCGATGGCGAACTGGCGCGCTACCAGGCGGTCGGAACGCACCCGGACTACCGGGGCCGGGGCCTGTGTGGCACGCTGGTTCATTTCGTCGGCGAGTACGCGCGCCGTGAGCTGGGAGTCGCCAGGCTGGTGATCGTGGCCGACGACCACTACTTTGCCAAGGACATCTACCGCGCGGTGGGCTTCGAGCCGGTCGAGTACCAGGCTTCGCTGCTGCGTTCTCGTTCCAGCGGGGAATGACCGCAGCGCAGGGGCTCAGGCCCCTTCTTCGGCGGCCGTGGTCTCGTGGGTTCCGGGCCGCAGCAGCCGGGGCAGCAACGCCTCGAGGCTGACCATCTCGAGGTCAAACGCGCGGGTGGCCGGACCCGGGTCGGCAGTGTTGCCCTCGAGCAGCATCGCGTACTGGTCCGGGGTGATCGGCGGGCGGGGCAGCAGTTGCATGGCCGGAACCGCCAGGTTCATGGCCCACAGCGGAATCCGGACCAGCGTCTTGCGCAGGCCCAGGGCCTGCAGTTCGAGCTTGAGCAGGTCGCTGAAGCTGTACACGGTGGGTCCGACCAGCTCAAAGGTCCGCCCCACCGTCTGCGGACGCTCGAGGGCCTGGGTAAAGGCGGCGGCCACGTCGCCTACCCACACCGGGCGAAACGGAAAGCGGCCGTCTCCGATCACCGGCACCACCGGGGCCGCCGAGACCAGGTTTTTCAGCACCCGCCCGAAAAAATCGTCACCGGGCCCGAAGATCAGGCTGGGGCGGAAGAGGGTAAAGGGCAGCCCCGAGGCTTTTACCAGCGCCTCGGCGCGCGCCTTGCTGCTCGAGTAGCGGCTGCGCGACTCCGGGTCGGCCCCCAGCGCGCTCATGTGCAGATAACGCGCGCCCAGCGGCCGGGCGGCCTCGAGGACGTTGCGCGTTCCCTCCACGTGCACCCGCTCGAAGGTCTGTGCGCCCTGCGGCGCGATGATGCCCACCAGGTGCACCACCGCCTGCGGGCGCTCGGCCTCGAGGCCCCGCCGGGTGGCGGCGGGGTCGGTCACGTTCAGGGCCAGGCCGCGTGCGCCGCCCACCTCGTGACCGTGCCTCGAGGCGGCCACGACCTCGTGCCCGGCGTGCAGCAGGTCCGCAACCACGCGCCTGCCGACAAAACCGCTTGCTCCGGTGACCAGGACTTTCATACGCACCTCCGGGGATTTCAAGATTGCCTGCCGGGTTTCGCACCGGGCAGGTGCAGCTTCGAGAGCAGCCCGGAGAGCTCCTCGAGGTTAAGCAGGGTGATGTGACGGTAGCCGGATTCGATCAGCCCGGCCTCGCGCAGTTCGGTCATGATCTTTGAGACGCTCTCGCGGGTGGAGGCGGTACCTTCGGCCAGCAGTTCGTGCGTGGCGCGCACGAACAGGTGGTTGCCCCGGTCCTCGCCGCCCAGCGGGGTGTCGGCCAGCTCGAGCAGGTAGCGCACCACCCGCTGTTTGAGGTCGCCGGTCTGCAGGTTGTACTCGTGCTGCATCGCGCGCCGCAGCTGCTCGCCCAGCGAGCGTACCACCTCCTGCAAGATGGGCCCACCCAGGGTCAATGGATCGAGTATTCGGACGAGTGCGCGGGTGAGCACTTCGACCTGATGCTGGTACGTGCCGCCGTGCAGCGCGTCCTCGCCAAAAAAATCGCCGGGCAGCACGTGCCGCACGGTCAGGACCCGGCCGCGCGGGGTAACTTTGACCACCCGCAGCAGCCCGGTTTCGGCGCGGTAAAGCCGCAGGGCGCGCTCGCCCTGAACGTACACGTGCTGTCCGCGCCGAAACCGCAGCGGAGCGTGCGGCAGGGCGGGCGCGGGAACCGGGCTGGAACGCTCGAGGGGATTCACGCTTGACCTGCACAGGGCCTCGAGCGGCTTGAAGGCCTCGGGGGTAGGGCGGCACAGGCATTGAGGGCTCTGTGATCCGATGGGGGCTTTCCGGTGGGCTTGGACACGTGCTGAACTCCCGGGCCGCTGGCGCTGTATCCCCTTTGTACAATCCCCCTCCGGGCGTGTCGGTATGATGCGACACAGCGGCCAAGCTGCGTTTTTTTCCGTCGCGGAAGTGCATGGCAGCGCGATCCGGCTTTCGATGCGTTTCCCCGCAGCGCTCTATACTGCAAGGCATGAGCTTGCAAAGGCCCGTTTACGTCGAATGCCCGCGTGATTCCTGGCAGGGGCTGCACCAGATGGTGCCCACCCCGGTCAAGGCCTCGTACCTGCGCGCACTCCTCGAGGCCGGATTCACCCATCTGGACCTGGGCTCCTTTGTCAGCCCCAAGCACGTCCCGCAGATGAGCGACACCGAGGCGGTGCTGGCCGAGCTGCCCGAGCCCGAAGGCCGCGACTACCTGTGCATCATCGCCAACCCGCGCGGCCTCGAGCGCGCCGCCGACCAGCCCAAGGTCCGTTCGGTCGGCTACCCGCTGTCGATCTCGGACACCTTCCAGCGCCGCAACACCGGGCGAAGCCTCGAGGACTCCTGGGAGGTGCTGGCCGAACTGGCCGAAGGCGCGCGCGCGGCCGACAAGCGCCTGGTGGTGTACCTCTCGATGGGTTTTGGCAATCCCTACGGCGACCCCTGGAGCGAGGAGGTGGTCGTAGACGCCCTGCTGCGCATCCGTGACCTGGGTATCCGCAGCGTGGCCCTGGCCGACACGGTCGGGCAGGCGGACGCGCAGACGGTGCGGCAGGTGTGCAGCGCCGTGGTGAGCCGCCTGGGCGCCGAGGACCTCGGCGTGCACCTGCACGCTCGCCCGGAGCGTGCGCGCGACCTGGTGGACGCGGCCCTGGCGAGCGGGATCCGCTGGTTCGAGGGCGCGCTGGGCGGGGTAGGCGGCTGCCCCTTCGCCGGAGACGAACTGGTCGGAAACCTGCCAACCGAACTCATCGCCGATCAGCTGGACCTCGAGGTGGACCGCGTGCTGCTCGATACCCTGGCGGCG encodes the following:
- the acnA gene encoding aconitate hydratase AcnA encodes the protein MAHNLFQARDVLTERAGQKLYYYRLDKLKELGYDVDRLPFSIKVLLESVLREANNYDVTEDDVKNVASWGKLEEETEIPFKPARVILQDFTGVPAVVDLAAMRTAMVKLGGDPKRINPLIPVDLVIDHSVQVDEFGTEFALANNMSIEFERNRERYEFLRWGQQAFDNFGVVPPASGIVHQVNLEYLAKGVQSRAEDDGAVVYPDSLVGTDSHTTMINGLGIVGWGVGGIEAEAVMLGQPIYMLMPEVIGFKVTGALPEGATATDLALTVTEILRKTDVVGKFVEFYGPGLSNMTLPDRATIANMAPEYGATMGFFPVDEESLRYLRRTGRLEDEIELVERYYKAQGMFRTDATPDPVFSQIIELDLSTVVPSLAGPKRPQDRVALSDMHSVFEQALAAPVKARGFELPAEQRGAQGKVINERGESEIGHGSVVLASITSCTNTSNPSVLIAAGLVAKKAVERGLTSKPYVKTSLAPGSRVVTEYLTAAGLQQYLDQIGFNTVGYGCMTCIGNSGPLPEEVVKPIVENDLVVASVLSGNRNFEGRINPYIKANYLASPPLVVAYALAGRVDMDIVNEPIGTGKDGEPVYLRDIWPTGAEIQEIMDQAINAEMFKRVYDGIEKSNQMWNEIPVAGGELFEWNENSTYIQNPPFFENLPLEPQPISSIQGARVLVKVGDSVTTDHISPAGSFKADTPAGKYLTERGVAPRDFNSYGSRRGNDRIMTRGTFANIRLKNQLAPGTEGGFTTDFLSGQVTTIFEASEAYKAAGVPLVVLAGKDYGMGSSRDWAAKGTFLLGVKAVIAESFERIHRSNLVGMGVLPLQYKAGENAETLGLSGTETFEIPLTDDLKPRQDVVVKVTDTEGNSREITLRCRIDTPVEIDYYRNGGILQTVLRQLLKSSKGVQA
- a CDS encoding Crp/Fnr family transcriptional regulator yields the protein MNPLERSSPVPAPALPHAPLRFRRGQHVYVQGERALRLYRAETGLLRVVKVTPRGRVLTVRHVLPGDFFGEDALHGGTYQHQVEVLTRALVRILDPLTLGGPILQEVVRSLGEQLRRAMQHEYNLQTGDLKQRVVRYLLELADTPLGGEDRGNHLFVRATHELLAEGTASTRESVSKIMTELREAGLIESGYRHITLLNLEELSGLLSKLHLPGAKPGRQS
- a CDS encoding GNAT family N-acetyltransferase; this translates as MQLNSLGYRTDLIFARFDGIVEDLGDAIRIRNPRNPDHYYGNLLVFDRPPRPGDLPEWEQRFAECIGVPPEVKHRLFGWDAPDGTTGEIDEFLEAGYTLDRSVVMTAERLHPPRRPNLEAELRPLRSDEDWALALENQIACREARWDEDSYRPFKERQMRRYREMAEAGRGAWFGAFLDGRVVADMGIFSDGELARYQAVGTHPDYRGRGLCGTLVHFVGEYARRELGVARLVIVADDHYFAKDIYRAVGFEPVEYQASLLRSRSSGE
- a CDS encoding hydroxymethylglutaryl-CoA lyase; the encoded protein is MSLQRPVYVECPRDSWQGLHQMVPTPVKASYLRALLEAGFTHLDLGSFVSPKHVPQMSDTEAVLAELPEPEGRDYLCIIANPRGLERAADQPKVRSVGYPLSISDTFQRRNTGRSLEDSWEVLAELAEGARAADKRLVVYLSMGFGNPYGDPWSEEVVVDALLRIRDLGIRSVALADTVGQADAQTVRQVCSAVVSRLGAEDLGVHLHARPERARDLVDAALASGIRWFEGALGGVGGCPFAGDELVGNLPTELIADQLDLEVDRVLLDTLAARALELRVRYA
- a CDS encoding complex I NDUFA9 subunit family protein; the encoded protein is MKVLVTGASGFVGRRVVADLLHAGHEVVAASRHGHEVGGARGLALNVTDPAATRRGLEAERPQAVVHLVGIIAPQGAQTFERVHVEGTRNVLEAARPLGARYLHMSALGADPESRSRYSSSKARAEALVKASGLPFTLFRPSLIFGPGDDFFGRVLKNLVSAAPVVPVIGDGRFPFRPVWVGDVAAAFTQALERPQTVGRTFELVGPTVYSFSDLLKLELQALGLRKTLVRIPLWAMNLAVPAMQLLPRPPITPDQYAMLLEGNTADPGPATRAFDLEMVSLEALLPRLLRPGTHETTAAEEGA
- a CDS encoding heavy metal translocating P-type ATPase, whose translation is MIQTASSPRSSRPASGTSDPVRRALILTLITLLALLAGWLLQGPLETAAFVVAYLAGGVPAATEALRSLRSERKLDVDLLMVLAALGAASIGQALDGAILLFLFSLSNTLQDWAMGRTRRAIEALGRLSPQEASVRRSGHEQRVPLNELRVGDTLILKPGERVPADAEVLLGRSSLDESAITGESVPVDKAPGAHLASGTVNLEGYLEARVLRPAGESTLARLIRMVESAQAAKSPVETLADRWESPYATAVLAATPLVFAALHYLGGLPADAAWYRAMTFMVVASPCAVVISTPAVMLSAMAAAARGGVLFKSAAALEALSRVRSVAFDKTGTLTTGRMELLDLEVPGGHEEQALALAAALEGRSEHPIARAITRAASERGLSPELALEDVQALPGRGITGLLAGEAVWAGNLRLAQERGAVLGADLEAAVKRLEVRGRTVVLLGQERRIIALLGVADAPRPQAGAALEALRRAGVTRLVMLTGDRPGPALEVARQVGVQEVRAGLLPEDKLAAVRALPRPVAVVGDGVNDAPALSAADLGIGMAQGTDVALESADVVLARNDLNKLAAAWRLSRAARRTVIFNLSFAFAIIAVVGTLSVLGQVPLPLGVIAHEGGTVFVVFMGLRLLLYRV